ATACCATCGCCCCATACGCCACTTCCTCCATTGATGATCTTCTTTGCCAGAAGCTCTATGGCAATGTAATCCTGGTCATATTTCTCTGCGATCTGATAAAAGCTTGGCCCAATGGACTGTTCGTCTAGCTTATGACAGCTCTTGCAATCACTCGCCTGGATCAACTGAAGCCCTGGAGCCAACCCTTTGGTGTTTTCGGCATCCAATGCGGCCAGACTTGCAGGTGCCCTGTTGTCACTTCCGTTGTATTTGGATAACCCTACCGTCACCCGGTCGGGCGCAATCCCATCACCGAGGATTCCATCCTCAACGTCTGTCACCAGTACCTCATAAACCACCGGCCGGCCTGGCCAGTAGAAGGATTGATTATCAGCAAATTGTATAGACACCTGCGGAGCGGTATTGCCGGCAATCACCTGCATCTGATCGGTGGATGTGGCACCGTGCTCATCTCTGGTCAGTAGCTGTACTTCATAAGTTCCTGCTTTGGTCAGGTTGATCTCATTCAGATCTCCCTCCAGGCTAAAGTTTTCAGGCCCGGTAACCTGCCAGCTGTGCGCAAGCTGGGCCCGGTCGTCCGGATCAGAGGATTCTTTAGCAGAAAGCATCAGCTTTAAAGGCAATGCTCCATTGGTCACCGTCTCCGCAATACGGGCTACCGGCGGACGGTTACCATTGATAAAATGAAGCTTGATCAGCTTAGAGTCGCGGTTGTCCGTAAAATAGCCAATGCCATACTCCAGCACATAAAGTGCTCCGTCCGGGCCAAAAGCCATGTCAATAGGCGAGGCTAAAGTGGTCTGATCCAGGAATGGCTCTATGGACAGGAAATTGCCTTCTTTATCTTGCGAAACCACCTTGATCCAATCCCTCGCCCAGTCGAATGCGAAAAGTTTGTGATGGAAATATTCTGGGAATTCATACCCGTGTCTCCGGGTATTGTCATAATCATACACCTCGCCAACTCCCACAGATCGTGAGCCTTTCCCCACGCCGGGAAACTGCGCTGTCTCATCGAAAGTATAATACACCATGGCAGGCACCGCCGGAGGCAAATTCACAGCGCCCGTATTATTCACAGAAGTGTTCCTGGGAGCAGATGGATCGAACCGTGGGCCCAATTCGCCAGTTTCAAAATCATAATCGGCATACGCCAGGTTATTGGCATTGAAATAAGGCCAACCATAATTGCCCGGCCGGGTGGCAAAATTAATTTCGTCATGAGCTGTAGGCCCGCGTTCAGAAGTTACGTTACCATCAGGGCCCACATCTCCCCAGTAGAGCCATCCTTTGTCTTGATTGATCGCCACTGTAAAGGGATTTCTGGCCCCCATAACGTAAATCTCTGGCAGGCCTTCGGTGGTATCTTGGGGAAACAAATTGCCCTCCGGAATGGTGTACGTACCGTCTTTCTCAGGGTGGATTCTCAGGATTTTGCCTCTTTTATCCATCGTATTGGAAGATGACTTTTGCGAATCAAAAGCCGAGCGACCAGGTCGTTCATCGAGTGGAGTAAAGCCATCTGACGCTCGGGAGAAGGTATTATCTCCTGTAGCGATGTACAAATTTCCTTCACGATCAAACTCCAGGTCACCTGCCGAATGGCAGCACTCATCCCGCTGAGTGGGGATTTCTATAATGACCTTCTCGGAATCCCTATCGAATCCTTCCGAAGTGAAACAAAACCGTGAAACATGCTGCTTGGGCTCATCGCCAGGCGGCGAATAAAATACATACGCCCAGTGGTTTTCTTTATAATTGGGATCCAATACCATACCCAGCAGGCCATCCTCCTCCCCGGTGTACACCTCCAGCTTATCTATTTCTTCTGACTGGCCGGTACCCGGATCATACCTGTTGATAGTACCCTTTCGCTCGATCCAATACACCACGGAGTTTTCCGTCACCACCAGGGCCATGGGCTCCCGCAAGGGTGCCACCAGCACCTCGCGCACCAGTCGATCCATCCCAGGCCTGACCCTGGTCTTTGCTCTGGAATAATCTGGAAATGAGATGCCCAAAGCAGGATTTTCTTCGCATTGAATTTGCGCTGTTTTGCTTTCCAAAAACCCTGTGATCTGTCCCCAGTTGTAGATGGTATCCCTGCAACTAAAGGTCACGAGTCCGCCAGCTTCCAGGTAGCGCTCGATGTATGAGCGCTCGTCGAAGCCCAGATCCGTCACTGGCGTGCCCAGGTATAAGTGACTCGCCTTAGTCAGTATTTTCTCATCCAGCTTCTCCACATTCGTCACAGAATCAAATGCCTCTGTCTGCAAGGTTGACGCGTCGGGAGCCCGTATCACCAGCAGCGATTCCCTGCTTTGGCAACTGCCAATGACCCCTAAGCAGATGACACTTAACAGTAGGTTAGAATAATGGGATAGCCCTTTTTGACTCTTTTTACCTATTAGCATTCAACTCCATTTTTACTTTTTGCATGAACTTCTCGTCCAGCTTATACATTCTCATGAAGCCGAACGAAATCAGCGCCCCCAATCCGGCGATCACACTGATCATGAGTCTGATCCCTAAAAGTGCTTCAGTAGTCTGCTCTACATTGGGTTCAAAACCAAAACCAGCCAATAAATAGCCAGAAATAGCCCCTCCGATGGTCCACCCAAACTTCTGTGACATGGAAGAGGAAGAAAAGACCAATCCTGTGGCCCTTCGTCCCGTTTTCCACTCTGAGTAATCAGCAATATCGGCATACATAGACCATCCCAGCGGAAGGATTATGCCCGCAGAAATTCCAATAAAGACATTCAGAATAAAAATAAGCAATAGTTGATCGGGTTGTATAAAAAAGAACAAAAAGCTGAATGCCGCTGAAATAAGGGCTGCATAGCTGAAGGTGGTTTTCTTGCCAAATCTGGCCGCCATGGGCTTAGCCAGGAGTACTCCAATAATATTGGTGCCCAACCAGATAGACATGTATGCTGATGAAAGCACCGATGAGGTGACCTCATAGGAGGCACCAAAAAAGTCAAGGGTTTGATCCTTCACATAATACTTGAAATAGTAAAGAATGGAGCCATCGCGCAGGGAGTTGAAAATCAACACGAAAATATTGGCGCCCAGCATGATGAACCAGGGAAGGTTTTTCCCCAGATCCTTCAAATCATCTTTCAGGCTGTTCTTCTCCTCTTTTGGCGGTGCCAAGCGCTCCCGTGTCCACAGAAAGGTGAGCATAAACAACACCGCAGCCACCACCGCGTAGATGGAGATGGTAAACTGAAAGCCCGTAGCCTGGTCACTGTTTTGGCTAAAGTATTCTACCAGTGAATTGGCCGTAGCAGTCACAAACAACCCACCTGAGAAAGCTCCAATAAACCGCCAGGAAGCCAATGAAGTACGCTCCACACCATCATTGCTCATGACAGCCATCAGTGAGCCATAGGGCACATTGACCGCAGTGTACACCATCATCATGAGCGTATAGGTGACATACGCGTAGATGAGCTTACCATCTGCAGACAGATCTGGAGTAGAAAACGTCAACACCCCAATAATCCCAAACGGGATGGCGACAAAAAGCAAATAAGGTCTGAACTTCCCCCAGCGGGTCTTGGTGCGGTCAGAAATGAGCCCCATAATGGGGTCATTGAGGGCATCCCATACCCTGGTAACCAAAAACATGGTGCCCACAGCCGCTGCAGATATTCCGAAAACGTCGGTATAGAAGAACAGCAAAAACATGGAAAAAAGCTTCCAAAACATGGAGGAAGCAAAATCCCCAAAGCTGTAGGCAATTTTTTCCTTTAACCGGATGGGTTGGTTCAGATCATTCATGATGTTTATTTTAGACCATTGGCCTTCAGGAAAGCCAGGTTTCTGTCGATCAATTCATTTCGGGTTTGCACGCTGGTAGCTGAGCGAAGGCCATCTTCAGGGGTGTTTTTACAATAATCCACCAACTGCTCCACCGTGGAGGTGGCCACATGCATGCGTGTATCTGACGAAGCGTAATAGATGTACACTTCACCACTTTCTTTGGCAATCCAGCCATTGGTAAAAAGGACATTGGATACGTCACCCACACGCTCATCACTCAGTGGCCCCATGAAGTGACCCGCAGGCCTGTGGGTCACTTTGGATGGGTCCTCCAGGGCGGTCATGAACATGTATAGTACGTAGCGCAAACCAGCAGCAGTATTTCTTACACCATGGGCCAGATGGAGCCAGCCTTCGTTCGTTTTGATGGGTGGCGGGCCTTGACCGTTTTTCACTTCCTTGATGGTGTGGTAAATTTTCGGATCAATGATCTTCTCATCCCTTACACTGGCATTTTCCATACTGGACACAAGGCCCCAACCAATACCACCACCCTTTCCGGCATCAATGAATCCATCCTGCGGGCGGGTATAGAGCGCATACTTACCTTCCACAAATTCTGGATGAAGCACCACATTTCGTTGCTGGCTACCACCCGAATCCAGATCTGCCAGCCGCTCCCATGCGACCAAATCCCTGGTGCGGGCTATGCCGCACTTGGCTGTAGCCGCAGACTGATCTGCCTCCGAAGCACTGTGATCTCGTCTTTCTGTGCAAAAAAGACCATAAATCCAGCCATCCTCATGCCGGGTTAGCCGCATGTCATAGACATTGGTATCCGGCTCATGGGTCTCAGGCAGTGTAATCGGGTGATCCCAAAATCTGAAATTATCAATACCGTTTTCGCTCTCGGCCACTGCAAAAAATGACTTCCGATCATAGCCTTCCACCCGCACGACCAGGCAAAATTTACCATTGAATTCAATGGCGCCCGAATTAAAGGCCGCATTCATCCCCTGACGCTCCATCAGCATGGGATTGGTCTCGGGATTGAGGTCGTATCGCCAGTGGATTGGCGTATGTGCGGCGGTCAGTATCGGGTTTTTGTATCGCTGATAGACACCATTGGTATCGGCCGTCGGTTCATTTTTGATGCTAAGAAATGCTTCGTGATCGGCTATTAATTTCTTTATTTTATTGAAAGCGTCGCTCATAAAAAGTAATAGATGTAATGGTCTTATTTGTTATTTTTTTATAAAAAGGCACACTGAAGATGATACTTTTTCATCAGTCTGATCCATGCATTAATCATTTGGTACCTACATTTTAATCAATTGATGTGCTGTTCACGGAGGTTCTTATATCCCCTCAATCCAGCAACGACAGCATTTTGAGTGCATATCTTTCACCTAATTCTCTGACACCCTGAGAATCGAAATGAATACTGTCTGACTGGGCAGTGCACCCGCTCGATGGTATCACATGGGCAGTGGGAACTGTTTCAGGCAGCGTAGCAATAATCTCATTCATACTGGCGCACACCCCACCCTGATCTGCATGCACCACCTCTCCGGCCAGCAAAGGCACCGTTTCTGCATCCAAAGACAAATCAGTGAGCATGTTTTCATAGATGGTTTTCACATAAGTCGGCCATTGGCTATTGCCCGTATTGGTCTCTCCCTGATGTAATAAGATTCCTTTGATCACTCCATCCTTTTGTGCTTTTTTAGCCAAATCAATAAGACGCTGGTAGGGATTCCCTCCATAACCGGCAATCTTATTCTGAAACCAATCCTCGGGATAGGTATTGACATAATTCTGATACTGATCTTTGTCAAACAAGCGTATGTCACAGCCTCCAATCGCCACGGAGATAACGCCTACTCTGATGCTATCCGGGAGATGATCAGTCATCGTGCGCCCAAAATAATCTGCAGGAGACAGTCCTACACCGCACTGAGACAGGGGTGGTATGGCGGTATACCAGCGACCTTCAGTCCGGCCCGGATTAGTACAAGTCATAGGCTGCATCATCTGAAACCGCTCTTTTCCCACTCTGTCCTGTGATTCTATTTTGGCTGAACCTTCCATGTTCGATTGGCCGAAGCACAGATAGATATGAAAATTCGGATCAAGTGATATTACCTTCTCTGTAGGTGGGATCTCTGGTTCCTGCTCCATGTCCTCAGTTTTGTCGCACCCATAAAATGGCACGGACATCAGACTACTCAACAAAATCAAAATAGTCACATTCATTTTACGCATTTTCATCATTCTTACGATCTAAATAAGTCAATCGGCAAACTGCCTTCATAGTGTCAATTTGACTCAATTATTCATCGTCTGAAAAGTTCATCATCATTTCACACCCTTATTTTGATGAATTGATACACTTAAGCTCTGGTTCATTTCTAGTTTTGATTCAATCAAACTTATCTTAATACCTTCCTTTCCTCATGAACTTCTCCTGGGATAACAGCACCTGCATCATTTTCAAATGCGCTTCGGACATAGCTCAGAACATTTGCTATTTCATCATCAGAAAGGTTAGCAAAGGCAGGCATCTCTTGTTGGTAGGCCTGACCATTCACCTCGATTTTACCTGACAAGCCTTTAAGTAACACTTGTATCAACCTTGACTTATCACCTGTTACCCAATCTGTATCCTTCAATGGAGGATACAAGCCATTCACACCTTGCCCATTGGCCTGATGACATTGAATGCAATGCTTTCGGTAGACCGATTGGCCTTCAGAGATCTCATTACTATTTGCCTGAAAGTCCCACACCTCGTCCTCTATAGTGAGCGCCATGGAATCTTCCTTTAAAGTCAAAACCGGTAGCTGATCACTTAGCTTACGCTTCATCACTTCAGTTAAAACCTGAATGCGAAAAATCCGATCACTACCCTCAGGTAGAGAATCATACATCCATGGCTGAAGCTGTGGATGCCAATCCAGGTTACTGGTTGAAAGAAAAATATCACCGTTTTGGCTCACACACAGATCCCTTATTCTTCCAAAAACCTTTTGAAAAAAGATGTGTTCATCCAGTACTTCTGAGCCGTCTTCACTTAGGTTCAATACTCTCAAGGCACGACCCTTCAGATTAGCCACCAGCAGGCTGTTTCTCCACTCCGGAATGGCTGTATGATTATAATAGTCTATACCTGCTACAGCCACTGTTGGAGACCAGGAGAATATAGGTTCATTAACATTGCATACATGGCATGACTCTATTTCAGCTGGTAAATCACACTTCCCCTCGACCAAGGGCCATCCGTAATTCTCAGCTTTTTTGAGCAGGTTGATTTCGTCATCATTGTTCACCCCATGCTCAGAGCTGTAAAGCTGTCCTTTTTGGCCAAAAATCAAACCCTGAGGGTTGCGATGACCATAGGTCCATAGAGGGTTATTTGTAAAAGGATTGTTAGAAGGAATAGAACCATCCAGGTTGATCCGAAGCACTTTCCCGTTTAGGTGATTGATATCCTGGCTTAACT
This Marinoscillum sp. 108 DNA region includes the following protein-coding sequences:
- a CDS encoding PQQ-dependent sugar dehydrogenase, translated to MLIGKKSQKGLSHYSNLLLSVICLGVIGSCQSRESLLVIRAPDASTLQTEAFDSVTNVEKLDEKILTKASHLYLGTPVTDLGFDERSYIERYLEAGGLVTFSCRDTIYNWGQITGFLESKTAQIQCEENPALGISFPDYSRAKTRVRPGMDRLVREVLVAPLREPMALVVTENSVVYWIERKGTINRYDPGTGQSEEIDKLEVYTGEEDGLLGMVLDPNYKENHWAYVFYSPPGDEPKQHVSRFCFTSEGFDRDSEKVIIEIPTQRDECCHSAGDLEFDREGNLYIATGDNTFSRASDGFTPLDERPGRSAFDSQKSSSNTMDKRGKILRIHPEKDGTYTIPEGNLFPQDTTEGLPEIYVMGARNPFTVAINQDKGWLYWGDVGPDGNVTSERGPTAHDEINFATRPGNYGWPYFNANNLAYADYDFETGELGPRFDPSAPRNTSVNNTGAVNLPPAVPAMVYYTFDETAQFPGVGKGSRSVGVGEVYDYDNTRRHGYEFPEYFHHKLFAFDWARDWIKVVSQDKEGNFLSIEPFLDQTTLASPIDMAFGPDGALYVLEYGIGYFTDNRDSKLIKLHFINGNRPPVARIAETVTNGALPLKLMLSAKESSDPDDRAQLAHSWQVTGPENFSLEGDLNEINLTKAGTYEVQLLTRDEHGATSTDQMQVIAGNTAPQVSIQFADNQSFYWPGRPVVYEVLVTDVEDGILGDGIAPDRVTVGLSKYNGSDNRAPASLAALDAENTKGLAPGLQLIQASDCKSCHKLDEQSIGPSFYQIAEKYDQDYIAIELLAKKIINGGSGVWGDGMMIGHPDFSMAAAKQIVDYIFSVNDPVEDEFESIGVKGRLSTTGMTDEHLRISASYTDDGNPGVDKLTGTIEKTLSIPVLQAEQADELIDLSIVGPVENGDARFVVNSGSNPTMVYRGVDLTNISSLSVAYFFSEANETVAPVEIALYLDTPDGPLAGKVGLNPVQSGREARMELNTSGTYDLYFILKSSEGAYQLGINEIKFSINPSKE
- a CDS encoding MFS transporter codes for the protein MNDLNQPIRLKEKIAYSFGDFASSMFWKLFSMFLLFFYTDVFGISAAAVGTMFLVTRVWDALNDPIMGLISDRTKTRWGKFRPYLLFVAIPFGIIGVLTFSTPDLSADGKLIYAYVTYTLMMMVYTAVNVPYGSLMAVMSNDGVERTSLASWRFIGAFSGGLFVTATANSLVEYFSQNSDQATGFQFTISIYAVVAAVLFMLTFLWTRERLAPPKEEKNSLKDDLKDLGKNLPWFIMLGANIFVLIFNSLRDGSILYYFKYYVKDQTLDFFGASYEVTSSVLSSAYMSIWLGTNIIGVLLAKPMAARFGKKTTFSYAALISAAFSFLFFFIQPDQLLLIFILNVFIGISAGIILPLGWSMYADIADYSEWKTGRRATGLVFSSSSMSQKFGWTIGGAISGYLLAGFGFEPNVEQTTEALLGIRLMISVIAGLGALISFGFMRMYKLDEKFMQKVKMELNANR
- a CDS encoding glycosidase encodes the protein MSDAFNKIKKLIADHEAFLSIKNEPTADTNGVYQRYKNPILTAAHTPIHWRYDLNPETNPMLMERQGMNAAFNSGAIEFNGKFCLVVRVEGYDRKSFFAVAESENGIDNFRFWDHPITLPETHEPDTNVYDMRLTRHEDGWIYGLFCTERRDHSASEADQSAATAKCGIARTRDLVAWERLADLDSGGSQQRNVVLHPEFVEGKYALYTRPQDGFIDAGKGGGIGWGLVSSMENASVRDEKIIDPKIYHTIKEVKNGQGPPPIKTNEGWLHLAHGVRNTAAGLRYVLYMFMTALEDPSKVTHRPAGHFMGPLSDERVGDVSNVLFTNGWIAKESGEVYIYYASSDTRMHVATSTVEQLVDYCKNTPEDGLRSATSVQTRNELIDRNLAFLKANGLK
- a CDS encoding sialate O-acetylesterase encodes the protein MNVTILILLSSLMSVPFYGCDKTEDMEQEPEIPPTEKVISLDPNFHIYLCFGQSNMEGSAKIESQDRVGKERFQMMQPMTCTNPGRTEGRWYTAIPPLSQCGVGLSPADYFGRTMTDHLPDSIRVGVISVAIGGCDIRLFDKDQYQNYVNTYPEDWFQNKIAGYGGNPYQRLIDLAKKAQKDGVIKGILLHQGETNTGNSQWPTYVKTIYENMLTDLSLDAETVPLLAGEVVHADQGGVCASMNEIIATLPETVPTAHVIPSSGCTAQSDSIHFDSQGVRELGERYALKMLSLLD
- a CDS encoding PQQ-dependent sugar dehydrogenase, whose translation is MRTFLNCCFLILLMNLPGCQSPEKHSLTNGFAAQLKLDSTELLVTEVRGNLEVPWEITVGPDGWIWFTEQNGMVNRLNPETGETRVILMIPDVLYKKSLGLLSMAIHPSFSDNPYVYLHYAFSVDSTIKSRIVRYSYVNEKLTSPFVLLDSIPGMTYHNGSRMVISSDEKLFFSMGDAGEKKLSQDINHLNGKVLRINLDGSIPSNNPFTNNPLWTYGHRNPQGLIFGQKGQLYSSEHGVNNDDEINLLKKAENYGWPLVEGKCDLPAEIESCHVCNVNEPIFSWSPTVAVAGIDYYNHTAIPEWRNSLLVANLKGRALRVLNLSEDGSEVLDEHIFFQKVFGRIRDLCVSQNGDIFLSTSNLDWHPQLQPWMYDSLPEGSDRIFRIQVLTEVMKRKLSDQLPVLTLKEDSMALTIEDEVWDFQANSNEISEGQSVYRKHCIQCHQANGQGVNGLYPPLKDTDWVTGDKSRLIQVLLKGLSGKIEVNGQAYQQEMPAFANLSDDEIANVLSYVRSAFENDAGAVIPGEVHEERKVLR